A stretch of DNA from Tachysurus vachellii isolate PV-2020 chromosome 4, HZAU_Pvac_v1, whole genome shotgun sequence:
aaataaataaataacaaaatgatatttgttactgtagatagatagaaaagaaaaggatcaaatgctgtaaaagagACAACACAAAGTTATTGTTTAAATGGACtaaaattttacaatttttgtaattaaattcTTCAATGAATTTATTCTTTAATGAATGCGTTTTTAAACCTAGCAAAAtagcatgttttttatttacaaataaaaaatagctgCAATAATCcagaaactaaacaaaaaaaaaaacatccttaaCATTTAGTAACCAATGTTCTCTTCCTGATTAATAGACCCCGGGAGTCCTGATCCTACAGGGACAGAAATGCATGTGTGTCCATTTTGCCAGCGGTCATATCAGCGGGGCAGCTATCTCAAGGAACACATGAAGCTGTGCCACAGGGAGAGAGGACaaagtgtgtgttcactctgtGGCTACAGCACTCCATTCAGGGCACAGATGGAGAGGCACATGGCACTACACACCCAGGTTAAAGAGAAGGTGGGAACTTAAACTGCTGTACATGTCTATAAACATCTTCAAAAGACTACAAACATTGCTCACAACTGATGGACATTTCAGTTGTATTTGattttctggtgtgtgtgttacagatttCTGTGTCTGACCCTAACATTGAAAACCGGAAGTTTAAGTGTACACAGTGTGGAAAAGCTTTTAAGTACAAGCATCATCTTAAAGAGCATTTACGCATTCATAGTGGTAAGAAAAATGTCCTTCACATAATCACTCAAAAAAGGTCTTCATACAAATCCACAAAGAATCATGTTATAATACCTAGTGAAACTGTGAGTAATTACTCTATCgctttaaaaaacattcatagTAATATGTTGCACAAGATAACGCAATAAGAAAGGTAACATTTTTGCTAATAAAATCAcgatttatataattaaatgtggTGTGCTAATTCATTTAGGTTTGATCCGACATTTGTAGATGTTTGTAGACATATTAAGATATTGTTGTTTAATTCTTTAAGACTCTCATCAATCATTCAACTTTAATATGCATGGGGGGGGAAAAGATTCATGACCTTTCCTATGTATATGGTTAAAAAATATGCTTATAGTAGCATCTCATCTCAAAACGGCGAATCTAGACTTCTTTCTTCAATCTGCTGAAGCTTTGATATCTCTGTGCACATGGTGTAGCTAGCTGACTAATAGTTTTCTCACCATAACCAATAGAATTTGACTAAAATATGACTGTGGGCTGTGACGTATGGAGTGGTTAAATAACGGATAATTATAATGATGACTTGACCTTTTATGAACTTTAGAGCACATTAGAGCACAATGCAAAGCCTTAAAGTTATTTGGTGCATCTGTATAAAATCAGCTCTGTGTATTCACCACCCACGAGTCAGCATATAGAAGTGCCAAAAAATTTGCAGAAAACATGTAGTGAaatttgttttgtcatttttttaggTGAGAAGCCCTACGAGTGCTCTAACTGTAAGAAACGTTTCAGTCACTCAGGCTCCTACAGCTCACACCTGAGCAGCAAAAAGTGTCTCAGTGGAGGCGGATCAGGCAACGGCACATATTTCAATGGCCACTCTCACCCTGCTTACCTGTTCCCATCCCCGACTTCGCCTCCTGTAGTCGGAAGCAAAAATGGTAACAGAGGAAAAAGCTCTCCATATGCCCCACTGAGTCATTGCTTTACAGAACAGCTAGCCAACCAGGGGCAGGACTCTCTTGCTTCTGCCCTCCAAGCTTCGGATCTAAGCCGACCGTGGGATTCTGTTGCAGCCATGAGGATGGGGGTGTTTAAAGGGACTACACTTTTGCCCTTACTGCACTCTGGTGGCAAGTTTGAACAGCTCCTGCAGGAAATGCTCCGAAAAGAAGTTGGGAAGGATGAGCAGCCAGGAAGCAgacaggaaaaagaagaagacaagacagaaataagagcgagagagaaaagtgATGCACCTGTCACTGCGGTATCATGTCAGCAGTGCTTCCAGCTGTTTCCAAATGAAGTTGTTCTAAAGCAGCATGAGAGATACCTGTGCAAGGGAAAAGATGAGCAAGATGCTGTACAGATGCACTACAACAAAGATGGAGCACCGCTTAACTTCTCACGTGTCTCCCAGAATGACACACAGAAAACTCCAACCACTCCTAATGGAATGACCATAGCGCTCTCTTCTCCACAGCGGACATCCTGGCATTCACTTCCACAGCAGCTCCTTGTGCCACTGCAGTCACCTTTGCACTTCCACTCTGATCACGCACCTGCCTACTGgccaaacagaaagacagacagtccTGGAAATTCCAGCATCATGAGCCCGATCTCGCCCTCACTACAGGAACAGCGACGTCCAGGCTTCAGCTCTCCATCAGGCTCATCACCATGTCAGCCTTTTCAACCCAGACCATCACCCAGATCAGAAGGTTCTCAGAGCGAACCCCTAGACCTCTCCATTCCCAAAGTACGTAAAGGCTCAGAGCCTGCTGCAGACTGCAACGGCAGCTCACCAAAGCTGGACCACAGGGATGTGGAGCATATGAGCAGAAGGTTAAGCCCACTGTCACATCATGAAGCAGGCGGGGCCTATAGGCCTTTATTTGGAAGTGCAGTTTTCAGTAACTACCCCTATTTTAATCCCATCATGTCAAGTGGTCTTCCAGCAATGGCACGCAATGGCCTGACATCAATTCCTCTAACGCCTCCAGCACCCAGCACTGGGTTTCTCTCCTCCATAGCATATATGAtggagacagagaatgagaccATGCTGAAAAGAATGCATCAGGAGATGAATGTCATGGTGAGAACACATGTTGTATCAGCAGCTCAGTCTGACCCCAAGCATCATATGATCAGTAATAATATCTCTTTCTTTGATTATCAGCTGCatgaaaagaacaaaagcaCTAAATTTATTTGGAGCCGGCTTTAGATACCCTATCACATATGGTTGAATAATATTTGCAGAAACATTCTCATGAAGACCCATATCACGACCTATACAGGCACCCACCCACCTTCCTCAGCTTTTTAACAACATAAGCAATTTGTACTTTCATTTCGACTCAGGGTCGCTGTATATCAGAAGATAAAGGCTGATCTATAGTGCCACATAAAGATTAATGAAACATAACAGTCCCTCATTTGCTGTCTCTTAGGCTCTTGTAGGTTGCACTTGATGCATTTGTTTCCCCCATTTGTGCTGTAAACAAGCATATTACTCAGAGGGGAATTCCAGCCCCATCGTGCTTAAAGGGCAGAGAAAATGCAAGCCTGTTTATACATAGTTACACATTTTCAAATTCCACACTCATAAGGTGACTCCTCGaatgaaacaaatattttgGGGCTTTATTTGGCTTGGTCACAGACCCCATTAACAAAACGAATATCTGTCTTTAAGGGTGATGCTAGAGCTCGAGGATGTCTGGACTACCTCTCTCTGATGGAGGAGGGGCTGGACGGAGACCATGGTTCAGGGAGAAAAAGACTCAGGAAGACAGATGAAGGATTATATGCTTGTGACATCTGTGACAAAAGCTTTCAGAAGAGCAGCTCTTTGCTGCGACATAAATATGAACACACAGGTATTGACACCACAGCTCTATGATGTAGCTTTGTGGATGTATGTGCTTTCTAGGAAAGTAGATCGAATTGAACAGTACATTAAGGTTTTCATTAATTAGGGAGCAAAAAGCAAGGAATGTATTTGTGATATACGGAGAACTGTTTTGGAGTAAATAGGCTGGCAGGATGTTCACGACACAATAAAAACCATTCACATACTGAAACCTACTCAAATATCTATATATCacaagtaaatatatatatatatatatatatatatatatatatatatatatatatatatataaacctgcaGTCCTAGAAatcatatttactgtacttttcATTACTTGGCAAACTATATTGAAGAGATTGGTGTATATTGTTGCTTAAGGAATAAAACCCAACATGCTCTTATggaaaaataattgaaataatatGATAGGGCAACTTATtcttaagaaaagaaaaaaaactcagcCTGAATTGATTTATCGCCCTTATACTACACTGccaataagtttttttttatttattaaaaacatgtttaaatgttgtggaatgtccacAAAACATGTTACTTAGTTGTTACTTATGTCATTACAGAGTAAAACAGCtttcctcctctttctttctctctttttcaaaaaacaaaattacaaacacaaagctTCAACTTAACTCTTGAGACGCTTTTCAAGGATGCTAAATAATTGCCAAAGCCACaatattatttttcatctgtttatgtGAGGAGTCTGCTATGCAGCTGTGATTTAGCTGTTACaatagaaatgataataaatatatttaaatgtggattaatataaaacaatgaaAGCCATATCTATTAAAGAATCTTCTGAcagtcagatttgagaatttaacagGGTTGTGGCATTACAATTGCAAAATTAATTGCAAAAATACAAGAGACTTTCAGCTCattgtcttttctttctgttttttaggAAAGCGGCCTCATGAGTGCAAGATCTGTAAGAAagcatttaaacacaagcacCACCTGATCGAGCACAGCCGGCTTCACTCTGGAGAAAAGCCGTATCAATGTGATAAATGTGGCAAGCGATTCTCACACTCAGGCTCCTACTCACAGCACATGAACCATCGTTATGCTTTCTGTGGCCGAGACAATGACCCAGATACGCAGGGAGAGGAGCAGATTTTGGGGGACACAGCTctttacagaaacacacacaagcagcttCATCCTGAGACAAGAGACAATCCTCTCATGCTGGAGGAAACAGCTACATTCCTCAGTGATTCCAGCATGGACACGGCTCTTCTAGGATTCAGAGCAGAagaggaggacgaggaggaggaggaggaagaggaagaaagctCGCTTAGTAATCATGAGCACAGGAGAAGGGTGGAGAGAAGACTGGCAATAGAGGACAGAAGTAAACACATGGAAGAGTCAACTGAAGATAGTAAGAAGAGAAATGAGAATGAGGCTGGAGGACAGGACACAAAAAATGATCATCACAGCAGTGAGATCAAAGTGGGGAATGACGAGGAACAAATAGACACGAAACAAGAGACAGTATGAATGCAATGGATTGACATATCTAGTTAATTTAGTTAATTTGCcaaagaaaatgtataaaaacacaaagacagtaTTGTACAGAACAGAATTTGAATGCCTGAAGTGCTTAAAGTTCTGCCTCGTGCCTTTGGATCTATGCTGAGTCACAATTATAATGCAAAGCGTACAAGGGCTACCAAAACTAGCGTGTATAATAGGGGCTCACTGAATACTGTGTActttaaagctttttaattttttttttaccaatgaCATTATCAGAAAGGTATCCAGGTTACCCAAagtcacaaacacaaaagtatAATATTTGTAAGAAATGAGAGACACTTTGTCTTCATATGATCAGTTCCAGTATGGGAATGCAAAAAAAGACCAGATTTCTTTTTGGGGTTAATCCAGGTAAACAACCATACATTCTCTTACTTTGTTTCACTATTGAtgcatttcccccaaatccatTTAACACTTATGAGAGGGCCAACAGATACGAAAGGGCTGATTCAGAGCATACAGGGATTTCACCATCATAATTATCTTAACATTGATGGACATCTATATCTGTACTGTGAAAAACAGTAGTATGATAAAcatgaatatgaattaaattCAGAATTCCAAACAAATGCAAAAGTATTTGCACTCTCTGATGTCAGGTTGTCTTAAAGCATTGTGTCTCTTACCTCTATGACAGAGTctgtgacagagaaagaggagaatGGTCTACAGTATGTAGGCTGTTTACCTCTGAAAGATTTGGTATATATGAAAACTACTCAGATTGTTGCATACTGCATTGCTGCATGAGAccacagagagtgagaaataAGGCATTACTGAGGCTTGCTAAAGTGTGGTGTTTAACTATGCACAGGTTTAGATCCCGCAATGCACAGCAACTGTAGCATTCAACTGCCCAAGTTAATAGTGCTTTTTTCCAGGTTTGGTTTCAGCTTTAtactgttttttcctgtttaacTGTTAATCTGTCAACATGTAAATGTTGCCAAATgtatatgtctttaatctatttaaatattatgtcTAATGTGCATCAGTGTTGCTTTTATACAAAATTTGTTAGGCTTTTGTACCAATTTATGGAATTATTTCAATGTTTATACATTTCCTTACAGTCTAATAAAGATGTACATATCAGTTCTCAGGTGCTGGTTAGACATAACGGTCAGCCTATAATAACCTATAACCTATAATGTCtagaataaatctttttttttctaaatatttacaaattttatGAAGATACATCAGTTTTTTGTCATCTGTATActagcatgatttttttttaatgaaaaaagccTGAAAAGAATGAATCATCTTCATGGATGAATCATCCCCTAACAGTGGGGTCCACTGTTAACATTCTGAGTCAGATGTGGACTTTGGGCTGTCCCAAAAACTGTGTATCTACatagattaatataaaaaaggaaacTGATTTGACACTGGAACACTACTGTTTTTATCCGGGATTCATAAAAGAATAATATATGTAGAGAGATTAGTAAGAATGTGTAcaattatatttacaaatatgcatacatatataaataaatatgtacaaataaaattactaCATTCAGAAATAGATGCAGAAATAGACAGGATGGTGTGAAACAAAAATTCCActaatcaaataaatttaaaacatttgagAATTCATCACATCAGATGAGAATGAAGACAAGATAACAGCAATAGACAAGATATGATAAATCTGACAGTCCTGTTATTTGTGGATGATGTTATTCTAGTGTCAGCTCCAACATTCACTACAGAGTGAAGCAGCTGGAATGAAAAGCAGCACCTCCAAGGATGAAGATTTCTCTTGAAAATGTAGCATACTTCCCTCAGGTGAAGGGTAAAACCCTCCACCCTGGTGAAATAGCTTAAGCATACAGGAATCTTATTCACGAGTGATGGAAAAAGAGAATATGAGGCTGACAAAAATAATGGCTCAGACTGCAGTGTTACTGTAAAAGTCTTTTGTAGTGAAGCTCGGGTTTTGGACAAAGTTCTCAGTTTATTGGTCTGTATCTTTATCCTCCTTTAGAGTTATGAGTTACAGATAGGGAAAAAGAGAATTATGTTGCTGGAATTTCTCTCCATGATGGAGTAAAGAAGTTGCCGAAAGCTTGGCAAGCCTCAGAGTGGAAATGAGAGGAGCCAGTTGAGGTGGTGTGAGCACCTTATAAAGATTCGCTCTGATAATTTCTTGGGAGAGCCGTATCAGGCACCTCctaacagaaaaagagaatttATGTCTACAAGTTGGCTTGGGAACATTAATTTAGAGAAGCAGGAATTTAGTCCAGGATTAGAGAAGTCTGGGCCGACCATCTCAGcctgttaccatgacaaccacctccaggaaaagagaaaaggaaatgaatgaaaggtacttgttcagtctcttgtcatttcaagactggattacctATGAgcgcaattcgtcctctgcaaatgatccaaaatgcagctgcccggcttgtcttcaacctgccaaagttctcgcataccaccctgtggctgcgatccctccactggcttccggtagctgcacgcatcagattcaaaacactgatgatggcctacaaagccaaaaatggaccagctccctcttacctcaaagccttcatcactcctcgcatatcactgcaccccgcaccctctgatctaccagcactgcttgactggttccaccatctctcagggtaagaggcaagtatactacaagactcttctctgtactggcaccaaggtggtggaatgaacttcccctagaggtccggacagctgagtcactggctattttcaagcggcggttgaagaccgaaacacttcaactagcactactttccttatcttttgcatttaaaaaaaaaccaaacaaacaaacaaacagaaaaaacatttgacacttttttattgtaactttgaacaaatgtgtatattaagtatgtaacctagtgaggcagcattaatgtatccaatgttagagatttaagcacttatgtacgtcgatttggataagggcatctgccaaatgctgtaaatgtaaatgtaaagaaactGAGCAGTTTCAGAATATCTTTACTCATAGCCATCTACTGGCTGCCTGCTTAATGTGACAAAGGAAGTAATGGGAGATAGAAACCTAACACTGGATAGTGAGTGGTTAGTGCTGAAGATGACCTGGTTTTGGCCATATACTGCTATCACAGCTAACCCCTTACCTGAGATTGAAAGCAATTGTGAGACTGAAATTTATTCtttggaagaagaaaaaagctttTGGATAGACCTTTGGTTGTTTTGAGTGCAGTAGGAAACTTAGTTACAGAAATGAACTCGCAATGTCCTTGTTAAAAGAGCAATAACCTATTAAATTGTTGTGATCAGAGAATGGTATATCTGTAAGGAAGTCTGTACTATCATTGGTGCTGCTACAGAAATGAGAGGGTTAAGGGAGAATAAACCTGTGTGCATACTGAGTTAAACCTGACTAACCTAGGCCTGCAAAATATTGACGTGTTCCTTTAAACAGTTAAATGCAGAGCATGTGGCTAATGATTTTTAGCTTGCAATGATGTTGGGCAGCTAAAATGATAAGACTTTATACACAtcttatgtaaatgtttttgaaatCCAAAACAATTTGTAGATCTCTAATCAAATCTCTAGGTTGTGGCTATTCCTCActgaatacacacactttaccttttaaaaatatattttatgaataaGACTATAGACTTGTGaaactgtaaaatgtttcaGCCTTGACATACAGTCAGTTCTACAAACCAGGAAATGTATAGTAGACATGGTCAACCTCATCAgccaataaacataaaaaatattgtcACTTTGAACAATGACATCTTGATCAAACATGTCTCTGAGTACTTTATCGCCAAAGATCTGACAGACAAAGGGGGGTGTTAGCAACACCCATAACTCATGATGAAGCACTTACATCACCCCCTTGTGGTGATAAAGATTGCCGTTCTAGTTTTAATGATTCTTCACACTCCTAGCATGGCTTCAAGTTGTTACTAAAAATGAATGCTTTATTATGGAACTGTTTTATGGCACAGTCCCATGATCTACACAGTAGTAGATGGTCAAACTTGTTCTTACTAAATGTAtttactaaattaaaaaaaaaaactggggtAATGTTTAATGTGGCATGGATTTCCTGCTCAGAATGAAAAGAAGTTTCTTAGCCAATCCTTTAATAATGAAGATTCCCTAAATGGCTGATATTGATCTAGTACTATTCTCACACCTAAATTTCCATTAGGTTGCATTAAGTTATTCTGGGTAGGTTGCACATGACTATGTTCTCCACAGTACACACAGGTCCTCTTTAATTGTCTTTGTTCGATATCCTTGATTGTTAAGGTTTTCATGGAAGTGGGATCTGATGAGTGGCCACctaccttctgatcagtaacacAGAATATTTAACCAGCTTTAATTGCCCTCACTGGAcaagctccgattgtcttccgtgcgatgaagattttggacctccactgagatgaggccgactctgtgagaatcctgaggcatctagagatttaccagcaccagttagactctgcgatactaaagaggagatgccaactgcatgtggtcttttgcatcaatttgtcagactgtatatttataatcacaccctccagtgtcacccataagaggatgggtttccctttgagtctggttcctctcaaggtttcttcctttaccattcaagggagtttttccttgccactgctgcctgagtcacctcagacttgcttattgggaataaatacaaacacatttaaatatatctaatattagttttgtcctgccttgatgcccgatgacgcctgagataggcacaggctccccgtgacccgaggtagttcagataagcggtagaagatgagtgagagagtgaataatattagttttgaattttgtattctattaatctgtatattattctttataataaccttttgttttatgtttatgttgtgtaaagctgccttgagacaatgtcaattgtcaaaaagtgctatacaaataaactttaattgaattgaactgacttgaattgaattgaattgaattgaattgaattgaattgaattgaattgaatttgagcATCATATTATGGACTGATGATCAGATATACTCTGGTACAGAGCAGTATTCATGATTCCATCATTTATATATGTTGCCTAGGACCTGGAGCAGCAAAGCATTCCCTACCATCACACTAATATCACCATGTTCGACTGCTGTTatgatgtttttattgtgtaatgaagtgtttaACTTTTGATGAGACATGGAATGTCCTCCAAATGGTTTTGATTTTAACTTATCAGTCAACAAGGTACAAGATTCTACAGAACATTGTGCCAGAAGGTCAtcacagtgtttttttgttggtttttttttttttgctaaatgtgagatgtattttatgtatcttGATGTATCCTGTGGATACCGTTTTTGTCTAGATTCTTTCTATTGCTTTCTAATACACTGATGTGCTCTTGGAGGAATTTTGGTACTCTGGCCACTTCTGGGTAGATTTTAAACTGTTCCAAGTTTTCTCCATTTGGAGCTAATGGCgctcactgtttctctcccaGAGTCCCAGTGCTCCCAGAGCCTGATACTCcacactgatatatttcaaTAATATTTATAGCTTATTTTGATCATGGAATGATATACTGCTTGCTGAGCACCTTTTATCCTATTTCAAATTTGGCTGCCAGCAAtcaagcctgtgtgtgtctactcTAACTGGAGGCAATTATAAAGTAAATCTGGTTACATGGTTGACTGATTGGTTGACTGGGGAGGGGGCAACATTGTAGCTCAGTGTCTAAGGAATTGCACTACTGATTGAAAAGTTATGAGTTCAGACCCCAGGTCCAACAAGTCTTGTGCAAGGCCCCCAACCCTCAATTGATCAGCTTTATATAAAATGAGCTAagatgtaagtcgctctgggtaagtgtgtctgccaaatgctgtaaatctaaataaatggtGATTTCTTTTTCATACTGGACTGGGTTGATGGTTAATAGAATCAGTGgcacaaaaaaagcaaactaAGTTAAACCATGtcagaatctttttttcttacttattGTGAAATTGCAACATATAAAGTCAAGTGACAGAAATGgtcaaggaaaaaaagaaaaataaaaaagttcaatacTCAGTTTGCATAAGTGTGCACAACTTTTGTAACTGGGAATGTAGCAGTATTTAAAATCTATCAAATCACATTAAATGCTAAGTAGTATAAACCTACCATCAAGTAAAGTGACCCCAACAAAAGAACAGCTGACCCTATAGGATGTGCTTGGTAACATCTAACTAAAGTAGAGTGTTACAAAAAATGTCCAAGGCACTGGATATAGCAAGGATCAGTGTAatgacaatacacaaaacacagcacaacagTGACACTACAGGATGTCCTTCTAAAAACGACAAGAAGGCCAAGAAAACCAGCCAGAGAAGCTGCCAAGTGgcctacagcaacattaaaagAATTGCATCAATTTCTGGCAAATACTGATTGCTCCCTacatgtgacaacaatctccCGAATTCTTCATATGTCTGGGCTATGGGGTAGAGTGGTaggattaaacaaaaaaacatccaagaTTAAcattgcaaaagaaaaaacaaacaaccaaacaaacaaaaaaaacagaaacatccaCCTCATAAAACCATGTAGAATAAAGCATGATTTGGTCTGATGAAACAAGAATATGGgtgcaaaaaaaacaccataccCACTCAAGATGTGGCAAACTGACTGACTTTTACCCAAAAAGATTGAATGCCGTGAATAAAATCTAAAGATGCTTCAACTAGTATtagattagaattttttttttgccttaaaaTGATTATATCACTCTTTATAATGATTATTCTATCactcttttattttatgaataaaagCAGAAAAGGTTCTGGCATGATTTAtggtttttagttatttttttacataaaaaatttAAACCAAGACTGAATTTTCACAAGTAAATATGTCATCAAATATGTAGAATCTGATTGTTCTCATTATGTACATTAAATCACTAGTACAGCAAACCAAAATCCATTTTCACATATCGTTCTCTGAAGACTTTTTTTGATGAATGTTTCTGccccaggggggcacggtggcttagtggttagcacgttcgcctcacacctccagggatgttctccccgtgcctcgggggtttcctccaggtactccggtttcctcccccggtccaaagacatgcatggtaggttgattggcatctctggaaaattgtccgtagtgtgtgagtgcgtgagtgaatgagagagtgtgtgtgtgccccgcgatgggttggcactccgtccagggtgtatcctgccttgatgcccgaagatGCCTGAGAcagccacaggctccccgtgacccgaggtagttcggataagagatagaaaatgagtgagtgagagtgtttctGCCCCAGACATAGTCTCAGATTTCCTCAATTAGTTTTTATTGTCAAATATTTTGCTCAAATGAACTTACAGGATCTGGAGGAAGAGAAAAGATACAGACCATGTCGGCAACTTAAAAAACAGTATTCAGATGAGATCAAAAAccacatttttattactttaaaaaaaggaaattgtgtcattttatttaaaatatacaattttacaAATCTTTGGGATTAGTCAAAGGTCACTGGGCCAAACATTTGgcacaacaaataaaagaattttGATGGACTGATATTCAGTATgaacttgtttaaaaaaaggctgCTGTGCTGTTTGTAGTCCGAAATGTTTTTCTATTTCCAACACACATGATTCAATTAAACAGATAAAGAAGCAAATTGTGATTGTCGTGATTGTCTTCTGCTGCCTGTGAGGCAAACTGCAATTGCAGTGAAAACAATGACAAACTTTTTCCTTTCCTCCAACCAACCACACCTCCTCTGTTAAAACTATATGTCTTGTGAACTGCCTTTAAGGGAAAGGTGCAGGGCTTCAAAGCAGAACATATCCAGGGAATATTTTACATCACAGTATAAAGATATCTTTAAAATTGCAGGACTTGTACAGTTctagaaatgcatttaaatacagCTTGAATCCGGTGTATGGTGGGCATAGAGACCCTCCAAACCCTGCAGACTGCACTGGTGAGGCGCTGGGATTAAACAcgtacatttattaataaagtttatGAAGGTTTTTCCAGTGAGAAaggaggtttaaaaaaataaaattacaacgGTATTAAGAGACGGGCAACAGTCCATTAAATATACAAGGAAATACTCAACAGTaacaaaaatgacataaaacttcatttcatttctccaCTTATACTTCTTCAGTAAACTCCCCTGTTCTTCATGCTGCCCGTagcaataataagaaaataagaaatgaataaatatataaaccctAACATTAAAATCCATATgctctctgtgttcttttcttccCGTCTCACTTCTTCTTGTCTCTTGCCAAGCCACAGTCAATATAAAATTACCAAAGCCCTGGTGCTGATGGGGGGTTGTGGGGGGTTAACtccacatt
This window harbors:
- the LOC132844585 gene encoding zinc finger E-box-binding homeobox 2-like isoform X1 gives rise to the protein MAEESRGKRRKQANPRRNRAECSLGSEGEDEGCVWGTDVKDERHEHDKMSLTASEGTEAGSPARSTRGHSLSPSLEHWDETENTTLPSTTGDTESNMYTQKDARVEEDWARYDFLMQLRKVSQQHNGSIASYHMAGPQDDTPSTLSPGVQESPEGKDPGSPDPTGTEMHVCPFCQRSYQRGSYLKEHMKLCHRERGQSVCSLCGYSTPFRAQMERHMALHTQVKEKISVSDPNIENRKFKCTQCGKAFKYKHHLKEHLRIHSGEKPYECSNCKKRFSHSGSYSSHLSSKKCLSGGGSGNGTYFNGHSHPAYLFPSPTSPPVVGSKNGNRGKSSPYAPLSHCFTEQLANQGQDSLASALQASDLSRPWDSVAAMRMGVFKGTTLLPLLHSGGKFEQLLQEMLRKEVGKDEQPGSRQEKEEDKTEIRAREKSDAPVTAVSCQQCFQLFPNEVVLKQHERYLCKGKDEQDAVQMHYNKDGAPLNFSRVSQNDTQKTPTTPNGMTIALSSPQRTSWHSLPQQLLVPLQSPLHFHSDHAPAYWPNRKTDSPGNSSIMSPISPSLQEQRRPGFSSPSGSSPCQPFQPRPSPRSEGSQSEPLDLSIPKVRKGSEPAADCNGSSPKLDHRDVEHMSRRLSPLSHHEAGGAYRPLFGSAVFSNYPYFNPIMSSGLPAMARNGLTSIPLTPPAPSTGFLSSIAYMMETENETMLKRMHQEMNVMGDARARGCLDYLSLMEEGLDGDHGSGRKRLRKTDEGLYACDICDKSFQKSSSLLRHKYEHTGKRPHECKICKKAFKHKHHLIEHSRLHSGEKPYQCDKCGKRFSHSGSYSQHMNHRYAFCGRDNDPDTQGEEQILGDTALYRNTHKQLHPETRDNPLMLEETATFLSDSSMDTALLGFRAEEEDEEEEEEEEESSLSNHEHRRRVERRLAIEDRSKHMEESTEDSKKRNENEAGGQDTKNDHHSSEIKVGNDEEQIDTKQETV
- the LOC132844585 gene encoding zinc finger E-box-binding homeobox 2-like isoform X2, which gives rise to MSLTASEGTEAGSPARSTRGHSLSPSLEHWDETENTTLPSTTGDTESNMYTQKDARVEEDWARYDFLMQLRKVSQQHNGSIASYHMAGPQDDTPSTLSPGVQESPEGKDPGSPDPTGTEMHVCPFCQRSYQRGSYLKEHMKLCHRERGQSVCSLCGYSTPFRAQMERHMALHTQVKEKISVSDPNIENRKFKCTQCGKAFKYKHHLKEHLRIHSGEKPYECSNCKKRFSHSGSYSSHLSSKKCLSGGGSGNGTYFNGHSHPAYLFPSPTSPPVVGSKNGNRGKSSPYAPLSHCFTEQLANQGQDSLASALQASDLSRPWDSVAAMRMGVFKGTTLLPLLHSGGKFEQLLQEMLRKEVGKDEQPGSRQEKEEDKTEIRAREKSDAPVTAVSCQQCFQLFPNEVVLKQHERYLCKGKDEQDAVQMHYNKDGAPLNFSRVSQNDTQKTPTTPNGMTIALSSPQRTSWHSLPQQLLVPLQSPLHFHSDHAPAYWPNRKTDSPGNSSIMSPISPSLQEQRRPGFSSPSGSSPCQPFQPRPSPRSEGSQSEPLDLSIPKVRKGSEPAADCNGSSPKLDHRDVEHMSRRLSPLSHHEAGGAYRPLFGSAVFSNYPYFNPIMSSGLPAMARNGLTSIPLTPPAPSTGFLSSIAYMMETENETMLKRMHQEMNVMGDARARGCLDYLSLMEEGLDGDHGSGRKRLRKTDEGLYACDICDKSFQKSSSLLRHKYEHTGKRPHECKICKKAFKHKHHLIEHSRLHSGEKPYQCDKCGKRFSHSGSYSQHMNHRYAFCGRDNDPDTQGEEQILGDTALYRNTHKQLHPETRDNPLMLEETATFLSDSSMDTALLGFRAEEEDEEEEEEEEESSLSNHEHRRRVERRLAIEDRSKHMEESTEDSKKRNENEAGGQDTKNDHHSSEIKVGNDEEQIDTKQETV